Proteins found in one Mycoplasmopsis citelli genomic segment:
- a CDS encoding ABC transporter ATP-binding protein: MLKKLFSKNKDTNSNSSIFSLESLKNKLSKGRKKLLAFDWDKFYKDVQYKTFNDGTKLPIAAEINDIYLSFTNPARPGEKNKVLRGPSIQIYEGKVHAIIGESGSGKSVLTSLLYGLTGDNAVIDSGEIKLYNNNVENFTFKDWERSGYRGKVVSAVFQNPMSTLNPTMKVGKQIMEGMLVNKIVKTKKEAYNRAVDFLRKTKINDPEAVMKLYPHEMSGGMIQRVVIATIVALGSKILVLDEPTTALDPTVQALVLDVIKELQHELKLSIVFITHDLGVVASISDYISIMYAGQIIEEGTAREILKNPQHPYTWGLIASMPDVNKGERLATIRGSVPSSLNNIVGDAFAVRNDYALDIDFVEEPQFYWVSETHRVKSALLDDRAPEYQPPVLIQKLWKEFAESKNKYEK; this comes from the coding sequence ATGCTTAAAAAATTATTTTCAAAAAACAAAGACACAAATTCAAATTCTTCTATTTTTTCATTAGAATCGTTAAAAAACAAGTTGTCAAAGGGAAGAAAAAAATTATTAGCTTTTGATTGAGACAAGTTTTATAAAGATGTTCAATATAAAACTTTTAATGATGGAACTAAATTACCAATTGCAGCTGAAATTAATGATATTTATTTAAGTTTTACTAACCCTGCTCGCCCTGGGGAAAAAAATAAAGTTCTTCGTGGGCCATCAATTCAAATTTACGAAGGAAAAGTTCACGCTATTATTGGTGAATCCGGATCAGGGAAAAGTGTCCTTACTTCACTACTTTATGGACTTACTGGAGATAATGCTGTCATTGATTCAGGGGAAATTAAGCTTTATAATAATAATGTTGAAAATTTCACCTTTAAAGATTGAGAACGTTCAGGTTACCGTGGAAAAGTTGTTTCAGCAGTATTCCAAAACCCAATGTCTACTTTAAATCCAACTATGAAAGTTGGAAAACAAATTATGGAAGGGATGTTGGTTAACAAAATTGTTAAAACTAAAAAAGAAGCTTACAATCGTGCGGTAGATTTCTTACGTAAAACAAAAATTAACGATCCTGAAGCAGTAATGAAACTTTATCCTCATGAAATGTCAGGAGGAATGATTCAAAGGGTAGTTATTGCTACAATTGTGGCTTTAGGTTCAAAAATTTTAGTTTTAGATGAGCCAACTACTGCTCTTGACCCTACTGTTCAAGCACTTGTGCTTGACGTTATTAAAGAACTTCAACATGAACTCAAACTTTCAATTGTCTTTATTACTCACGACTTAGGGGTTGTTGCTTCAATTAGTGATTACATTTCAATTATGTATGCTGGTCAAATTATTGAAGAAGGAACTGCTAGAGAAATTCTAAAAAATCCCCAACACCCTTATACTTGAGGATTAATTGCTTCAATGCCTGACGTTAATAAAGGGGAGCGTCTTGCAACTATTAGAGGTAGTGTTCCTTCTTCACTTAATAACATCGTTGGAGATGCTTTTGCTGTTAGAAATGATTATGCTTTAGATATAGATTTTGTTGAAGAACCACAATTTTACTGAGTATCTGAAACTCACAGAGTTAAATCGGCACTT
- a CDS encoding ABC transporter permease produces the protein MAKFLENLKNKTSQKIDSLRKSQELSQTNLENLEGAPNAFMQPINYKKWKLIGDAFEYSESQHLGKETKVFKEFIHRFSQNTGGVFGFWILVFLIVLALFIPFFTQDPLLSNVNGRYLSFGQRDNHGVYHFLGTDIQGRDLWARLWWGLRYSIALAIVTVLIEVVIGVSIGIMMGQFETFDKIMTFIIKIISIVPTILILILMAIVINPSFWVIALALSLTSWTGMANQIRAQVKRAKNFEWVAASRVLGTPTIKILKNYIPVILPILITQLVFSIPGVILAETSLAFIGLNIENTATLGNLISEGQKNFPQYLRYVFVPSAVLVLITTSIQLIGASVQDSLRRQR, from the coding sequence ATGGCTAAATTTTTAGAAAATTTGAAAAATAAAACCTCCCAAAAAATTGATTCTTTAAGAAAATCTCAAGAACTTTCGCAAACTAATTTAGAAAATCTCGAAGGAGCCCCTAATGCATTCATGCAACCAATTAATTATAAAAAATGAAAATTAATTGGAGATGCTTTTGAATATTCAGAATCACAACATTTAGGGAAAGAAACAAAAGTTTTCAAAGAATTTATTCACCGTTTCTCACAAAATACTGGTGGAGTATTTGGGTTTTGAATTTTAGTCTTTTTAATTGTTTTAGCACTTTTTATACCATTTTTTACTCAAGACCCACTTCTTTCAAATGTTAACGGAAGATACTTATCTTTTGGTCAAAGAGATAATCATGGAGTTTATCACTTTTTAGGAACTGACATTCAAGGTCGTGACTTATGAGCTAGACTTTGATGAGGGCTCCGTTATTCAATTGCTCTTGCAATTGTTACAGTTTTAATTGAAGTTGTTATTGGAGTTTCGATTGGAATTATGATGGGACAATTTGAAACTTTTGACAAAATTATGACTTTTATTATTAAAATTATTTCAATTGTTCCAACTATTTTAATTTTAATTTTAATGGCCATTGTTATAAATCCAAGCTTTTGAGTAATTGCCCTTGCACTTTCACTTACTTCATGAACTGGAATGGCTAACCAAATTCGTGCTCAAGTAAAAAGAGCTAAAAACTTTGAATGAGTAGCAGCTTCTCGGGTGCTAGGGACTCCAACCATTAAAATTCTTAAAAACTACATTCCAGTTATTTTACCAATTTTAATTACTCAACTTGTGTTCTCAATTCCTGGTGTTATTTTAGCTGAAACTTCGCTTGCTTTCATTGGACTTAACATCGAAAATACTGCTACTTTAGGAAATTTAATTTCCGAAGGACAAAAAAACTTCCCACAATACTTAAGATATGTCTTTGTACCATCAGCTGTTTTAGTTTTAATTACTACCAGCATCCAGCTTATTGGAGCTAGTGTCCAAGATTCACTTAGAAGACAAAGATAG
- a CDS encoding ABC transporter permease, protein MNELTKLNQTYKHLKGNYKESSSKVFFTNKRVSEHSFKDFFSFTEHPVFRTFWKIFKIILEFFVIGFIVITIAFFLINAVPGSNSLTAGLQESQRIAIEQKYGLNLPIFLRYLNYLNGLAHLDFGISLSLFPAQPISDWIGARFLKSFYIGIFSVFLTVIIGIPLGIWVGKNPGKFIDNFSTVIVSIFSSVPSIVFAVVLVFLGRLVGIPYVFDQKNFATYILPGLALSLTSIIVYIKYIRTELNRELNSVHAKFAYLKGVSKNRFVWKHALKPSLFPIATFFPAVIFGSFLGSIFIEQIFFISGSGATLLQAIQTKDYNVILFLMVIFAILTILSYATRDLLYEAIDPRVRRRGK, encoded by the coding sequence ATGAATGAATTAACAAAACTAAATCAAACTTATAAGCATTTAAAAGGAAACTATAAAGAAAGTTCAAGTAAAGTCTTTTTTACAAATAAACGTGTTTCTGAGCATTCATTTAAAGATTTTTTCTCCTTTACAGAACATCCGGTTTTTAGAACCTTTTGAAAAATTTTTAAAATCATTTTAGAATTTTTTGTCATTGGATTTATCGTTATTACCATAGCCTTTTTCTTAATTAATGCAGTTCCTGGTTCTAACTCTCTTACTGCCGGATTGCAAGAATCTCAAAGAATTGCAATTGAGCAAAAATATGGACTTAATTTACCAATTTTCCTTAGATATTTAAACTACCTTAATGGACTTGCACATTTAGATTTTGGAATATCACTTTCGTTATTTCCAGCTCAGCCAATTTCTGATTGAATTGGAGCTAGATTTTTAAAATCATTTTACATTGGAATTTTTAGTGTTTTCCTAACAGTTATTATTGGAATTCCGCTTGGAATTTGAGTTGGAAAAAACCCAGGGAAATTTATTGATAACTTTTCAACTGTTATTGTGTCAATTTTCTCTTCAGTACCTTCAATTGTCTTTGCAGTTGTATTGGTATTTTTAGGAAGATTAGTAGGAATTCCATATGTATTTGATCAAAAAAACTTTGCAACTTACATACTACCAGGTCTTGCTCTTTCGCTTACCAGTATTATTGTTTATATTAAATATATTCGTACTGAATTAAACCGTGAGCTTAATTCAGTGCATGCGAAATTTGCTTATCTTAAAGGTGTTTCAAAAAATAGATTCGTTTGAAAACATGCTCTTAAACCTTCACTTTTCCCAATTGCAACCTTTTTCCCAGCTGTTATTTTTGGATCATTTTTAGGAAGTATTTTTATTGAACAAATTTTCTTTATTTCTGGTTCAGGAGCAACACTGCTTCAAGCAATTCAAACTAAAGATTATAATGTTATCTTATTTTTAATGGTTATTTTTGCGATTTTAACTATTTTATCTTATGCTACACGTGATTTATTATATGAAGCAATAGACCCAAGAGTTAGAAGGAGAGGTAAATAA
- a CDS encoding ABC transporter substrate-binding protein, whose amino-acid sequence MKRKLNLKKTLLLTSSLLTGSLTAVAMSCSAAPYDPDNFNSNVKKEYDFGLATDPINNLNYVRYSSLDRVIPSLVESFTKEGPTTSLKSIISIGSFKFALVDTPISVNPNNPKADFDEIFKQNKNKFSEKDGYGGVSGAHLSLDDFEILGGLGKESGNDAIRQSSIYAFKNPKNQNNVSAFTGFLNNGNSVWSNGDTITAQDLRDYFEYILDLNTGSQKLNKILKLTGIRGAEEFVNAQKEYISKFNKPYPNPWGRRKYIFSKDFGKYVQDPNDKVWQYYEKDPQKPGEFLDKEYVDKIHKAALNFGFYTGQLFLDYGNEEIFNNLDLNPDFSYDAPVQDFIIKDVEKGTKTIKLVRNEYVNPYQNFDKGKSAYQTLANDEYSFTMIFDENKTPSRINLIFYILPALFPINRKYIETEVGGIDNYGADVSKFLTSGAFKIASPNDVVFGPQGYMLLTKNRDYYDNANTISNKIKIYFSTDKTTNSTLFEDGYISQTYIPAEKIVSYWSNPAEKQYLNKNQGVGTIAFGFNLDPVTNSESYINDQDLRNYIYYSINRGDLLKTVNWDFSFPVNTWTAFGSHKLDDGRSLEMFFDGQESKAKNGETFELQNYEYLVHLGKTFQLERTNRRDLTYSENTAKFYLERFKKNHPELKGKSITLRYLNNSTEEQRKAGAALQETLLRNSEGFVNIDIKALPENTYASFIETGKYDIIYRNYDYLSGNTVQDYVGVFYKTDEINPLIQKNIGFTNNPVGAWTYQSYISELLLEKLLPSNKNEVKNPNVSKEELLKEIFAIGLQVYSEDQSIKNAIESSSSLSDISNQINKLLSTFKTKILSKTKNILYSALFNNNLFSTTLLEYLAINNSNKVKNLLLSVGISKNNLKNSRLDKLLQIYLYYLLDTNTLDAVNNFKIHVRGKDKTKDLTLQSSSLPLDPITGKSYNLTLADKLALTTFDTAERLEALIVPFSDYEERIQYFKQVINRLSNLTDEQKQAYYNQLEQQTEIEDMKDIFIDALEKNNDQNETVGYLFDFQLKELKLWSKFNDLSMRHFDQKENNQNTGVSENDIDYSGRLDAFFSGNFTDEESYRGWNSTLDVFIFVALLEKVIRDGSPIIPLMEVDTNWEITKIGGVRGVFSFKLQFAYDVTNPPRPGLPRKRDA is encoded by the coding sequence ATGAAAAGAAAATTAAACCTAAAAAAGACACTTCTTTTAACGAGTTCTTTGTTAACAGGATCTTTAACAGCTGTAGCCATGAGTTGTTCAGCAGCCCCATATGATCCAGATAATTTTAATTCAAATGTTAAAAAAGAATATGATTTTGGACTTGCAACTGATCCAATTAATAACCTTAATTATGTTAGATATAGTTCATTAGATAGAGTAATTCCTTCTCTTGTTGAATCATTTACTAAAGAAGGACCAACTACTTCATTAAAATCAATTATTTCTATTGGAAGTTTTAAGTTTGCTTTAGTTGATACACCAATTTCTGTTAATCCAAATAATCCAAAAGCAGATTTTGATGAAATTTTTAAACAAAATAAAAATAAATTCTCTGAAAAAGATGGATATGGAGGAGTTTCTGGCGCTCATCTTTCGCTAGATGATTTTGAAATTTTGGGAGGATTAGGAAAAGAAAGTGGAAATGATGCTATAAGACAATCATCAATTTATGCTTTTAAAAACCCTAAAAACCAAAACAACGTCTCGGCTTTTACTGGATTTTTAAATAATGGAAATAGTGTTTGATCTAATGGTGATACAATCACAGCCCAAGATTTACGTGATTACTTTGAATATATTTTAGATTTAAACACTGGGTCTCAAAAACTTAATAAAATTCTCAAATTAACAGGAATTAGAGGAGCAGAAGAATTTGTTAATGCTCAAAAAGAATACATTAGTAAATTTAATAAACCATACCCAAATCCTTGAGGAAGAAGAAAATACATCTTTAGTAAAGATTTTGGTAAATATGTCCAAGATCCTAATGACAAAGTGTGACAATATTATGAAAAAGATCCGCAAAAACCAGGTGAGTTTTTAGATAAAGAATATGTTGATAAAATTCACAAAGCGGCTTTAAATTTTGGATTTTATACTGGACAATTATTTTTAGATTATGGAAATGAAGAAATTTTTAATAATTTAGATTTAAATCCTGATTTTAGTTATGATGCACCAGTACAAGACTTTATTATTAAAGACGTAGAAAAAGGAACCAAAACTATAAAATTAGTTCGTAATGAGTATGTTAATCCCTATCAAAATTTTGATAAAGGAAAATCTGCATACCAAACTCTAGCAAATGATGAATATTCATTTACTATGATTTTTGATGAAAATAAAACTCCTTCTCGAATTAATTTGATTTTTTACATTTTGCCAGCTTTATTCCCTATTAATCGTAAATATATTGAAACTGAAGTTGGTGGAATTGATAACTATGGAGCTGATGTTTCGAAATTTTTAACTAGTGGAGCATTCAAAATCGCTTCTCCTAATGATGTTGTATTTGGTCCGCAAGGGTATATGCTCTTAACAAAAAATCGTGATTATTATGACAACGCAAACACCATTTCTAATAAAATTAAAATTTACTTTTCAACAGATAAAACCACAAATTCAACTCTTTTTGAAGATGGATATATTTCACAAACTTATATTCCAGCTGAAAAAATTGTTTCATATTGATCAAATCCTGCAGAAAAACAATATCTTAATAAAAATCAAGGAGTTGGGACCATTGCTTTTGGGTTTAATCTAGATCCAGTTACTAACTCAGAAAGTTATATTAACGATCAAGATTTAAGAAATTATATTTATTACTCAATAAATCGTGGAGATTTACTCAAAACCGTTAACTGAGATTTCTCTTTTCCAGTTAATACTTGAACAGCTTTTGGGTCGCATAAACTAGATGATGGGCGTTCTCTTGAAATGTTTTTCGACGGACAAGAAAGCAAGGCTAAAAATGGTGAAACATTTGAATTACAAAACTATGAGTACTTAGTCCATTTAGGAAAAACATTCCAACTTGAGAGAACAAATCGGAGAGATTTAACTTATTCTGAAAATACTGCTAAATTCTATTTAGAAAGATTTAAGAAAAACCACCCAGAATTAAAAGGAAAATCAATTACTCTTAGATATTTAAATAATTCAACTGAAGAACAAAGAAAAGCAGGAGCGGCTCTTCAAGAAACTCTGCTAAGAAATTCAGAAGGGTTTGTTAATATTGATATTAAAGCATTGCCAGAAAATACTTATGCTTCATTTATTGAAACTGGTAAATATGACATTATTTACCGTAATTATGATTACCTTAGCGGAAATACAGTACAAGATTATGTTGGTGTGTTTTATAAAACAGATGAAATTAATCCGTTAATACAAAAAAATATTGGATTTACAAATAATCCAGTTGGAGCTTGAACATACCAATCTTATATCTCAGAATTGCTTTTAGAAAAACTTTTACCTTCTAATAAAAATGAAGTTAAAAATCCTAATGTTTCAAAAGAAGAATTGCTTAAAGAAATATTTGCAATTGGACTACAAGTATATTCAGAAGATCAAAGTATTAAAAATGCAATTGAAAGTTCAAGTAGTTTAAGTGATATTTCTAATCAAATCAATAAACTCTTAAGTACTTTTAAAACAAAAATTTTATCTAAAACTAAAAATATTTTGTACTCAGCATTATTTAATAACAATTTATTCTCAACAACTCTTCTTGAATATTTAGCAATAAATAACTCTAATAAAGTTAAGAACCTACTTTTAAGTGTAGGAATTTCAAAAAATAATCTCAAAAATTCAAGATTAGATAAACTTTTACAAATTTATCTTTATTATCTGTTAGATACCAACACTCTAGATGCAGTAAATAATTTTAAAATCCATGTTAGAGGAAAAGATAAAACCAAAGATTTAACTTTACAAAGTTCATCACTACCACTTGATCCAATAACAGGAAAAAGTTACAATTTAACTTTAGCAGATAAATTAGCTTTAACAACTTTTGATACTGCCGAAAGATTAGAAGCATTAATTGTTCCATTTAGTGATTATGAAGAAAGAATTCAGTATTTTAAGCAAGTAATTAATCGATTGAGTAATTTAACTGATGAACAAAAACAAGCATATTATAATCAATTAGAGCAGCAAACTGAAATCGAAGATATGAAGGATATCTTTATTGATGCCTTAGAAAAAAATAATGACCAAAACGAAACAGTTGGATATTTATTTGATTTCCAACTCAAAGAATTAAAATTATGATCTAAATTCAATGATTTATCAATGAGACATTTTGATCAAAAAGAAAATAATCAAAACACAGGTGTTTCTGAAAATGATATTGATTACTCAGGAAGACTCGATGCTTTTTTTAGTGGAAACTTTACCGACGAAGAATCTTATAGAGGATGAAATTCAACTTTAGATGTGTTTATTTTTGTTGCACTTCTTGAAAAAGTTATTCGTGATGGTTCGCCAATAATTCCACTTATGGAAGTTGACACTAACTGAGAAATCACTAAAATTGGTGGAGTTAGGGGTGTATTTAGTTTCAAATTACAATTTGCATATGATGTAACTAATCCGCCAAGACCAGGATTACCTAGAAAGAGAGATGCATAG